The Pedobacter mucosus genome window below encodes:
- a CDS encoding cytidine deaminase, translating to MNLLNINISFEEYAGIAELSENDRQLCERAEQTLSNSYSPYSKFKVGTAIRLTSGETILGSNQENLAYPSGLCAERVALFTIGATYPNAVIKSMAITAQTDAFEILKPITSCGGCLQVMAEFERKQNAPIEVIFYCLGGEILKVPSVKSLLPFSFVEDRLSSGN from the coding sequence ATGAATTTATTAAATATAAATATATCCTTTGAAGAATACGCTGGAATAGCTGAACTCAGTGAAAACGATCGGCAACTTTGCGAACGTGCTGAACAGACTTTATCGAATTCTTACTCTCCATATTCTAAATTTAAAGTAGGTACAGCGATACGACTAACTTCGGGGGAAACTATTTTGGGTAGTAATCAGGAGAATTTAGCTTATCCATCTGGGTTATGTGCAGAGCGTGTTGCCCTTTTTACAATCGGCGCAACTTATCCAAATGCCGTTATAAAAAGTATGGCGATTACTGCACAAACTGATGCTTTTGAAATTTTGAAACCTATCACTTCTTGTGGAGGTTGCTTGCAAGTAATGGCCGAATTCGAGCGCAAGCAAAATGCACCAATCGAGGTAATTTTCTATTGTTTGGGAGGTGAAATTTTAAAAGTGCCTAGCGTGAAAAGCCTATTGCCATTTTCTTTTGTCGAAGATAGACTATCATCTGGTAATTGA